Part of the Eikenella corrodens genome is shown below.
GCTATTGGCTTTAAGATTGTAAGTATTACTGATGTTACTCCATTGCCTCATAATGGATGTCGTCCACCTAAAAAACGTCGTATTTAATCTGGAGTAATTAACTTATGGCACGTTATATTGGCCCTAAATGCAAATTAGCTCGTCGAGAAGGTAGCGATCTTTTTTTGAAAAGCGCGCGCCGTTCTATTGAATCAAAATGTAAACTCGAAAATGCTCCTGGTCAGCACGGTGCGAGAAGGGGCCGTTTGTCTGATTATGGTATCCAACTGCGCGAAAAACAAAAAATCCGCAGGTTGTATGGTGTGTTAGAGAGACAGTTCCGCCGTTATTTTGCAGAAGCTTCGCGCCGTAAAGGTGCTACTGGTGAGCTATTGTTACAACTGCTTGAATCACGGTTGGATAACGTAGTATATCGTATGGGTTTTGGTTCTACTCGTGCCGAAGCTCGTCAGTTGGTGTCCCATAAGGCAATTTTGGTAAATGGTGAGGTAGTTAATATCCCATCTTTCCAAGTAAAGGCTGGAGATACTGTTTCTGTTAGGGAAAAAGCTAAGAAGCAGGTTCGCATTCAGGAATCATTGCAGTTAGCTACTCAAATTGGCTTGCCAAGTTGGGTTTCTGTGGATGCTGAGAAACAAGAGGGTGTATTTAGGAATATGCCTGATCGTGTTGACTTGTATAGTGATATTAACGAACAGTTAGTGGTTGAGTTCTACTCAAAATAATTTCATTGGCTCAAAAAAGGGGCAGTTAAATGCAAAACAGCACCTATGAATTTCTGAAGCCGCGACAGATTGATGTGGATGCTTTGTCTGCAACGCGTGCAAAAGTTTTTATGGAGCCATTTGAGCGGGGTTTTGGTTATACATTAGGTAACGCATTGCGTCGTATATTGTTGTCATCAATGAATGGCTTCGCACCTACAGAGGTGGTAAT
Proteins encoded:
- the rpsD gene encoding 30S ribosomal protein S4; this translates as MARYIGPKCKLARREGSDLFLKSARRSIESKCKLENAPGQHGARRGRLSDYGIQLREKQKIRRLYGVLERQFRRYFAEASRRKGATGELLLQLLESRLDNVVYRMGFGSTRAEARQLVSHKAILVNGEVVNIPSFQVKAGDTVSVREKAKKQVRIQESLQLATQIGLPSWVSVDAEKQEGVFRNMPDRVDLYSDINEQLVVEFYSK